GATCTTATTCTTGCTGAGGTTGATGGTGTGCCCATTTTGCAAAATACTAGCTTACTATGGCGCTTCAGCTAAGCTGTACATGAGTAGTGTGTTTGATCATTCTCTTCTCTTGTTATTGTATTTCAGGCTCTCACCTCTACGGGAATCAAGAAAGGAGAGTTTTTTTTGGCTGATGTGAGCACTCAACTGAAGAACAAGAACATCACCACTGATGTGAAAGTGGACACCAACTCCAATGTTAGTGTCTAAACCCTTCAGGGCATTATCGGTTAATTTTCCTGTGAATCTGTGCATGCATGCGAGcatgaaagggagagagagaatgcagACTTTCATCATTCTCTCTATGGATagcaattttcaattattgttTTCGTGTGAATAATTATGATCATTTGGATTGTGAATGTTGAACTGTTTTCTATTCTTGTTTTGTTCATATGTAGCTCCTTACCACCATTACTGTTGATGAACCTGCTCCTGGGCTCAAGACAATATTTAGCTTTATTGTTCCTGACCAGAGATCTGGTAAGGTGAGAACCTTTTTCATTAGCTCTAAAAGTGAtatctctctcattctcttttcagtgtcttttgtttttcatgtaAATTGGATGCTTCTCAATCTAATCTATGGTCTTATTATAATAGGTGGAACTCCAATACCAGCATGAATACGCTGGGATAAGCACAAGTATAGGGTTGACTGCAAATCCCATTGTTAATTTCTCTGGAGTGGTTGGAAACAACCTTCTTGCCCTTGGAACTGATCTATCCTTCGACACTGCCAGTGGAAACTTTACTAAGTGCAATGCTGGGCTTAGCTTCACTAATTCTGATCTTATTGCATCCTTGACATTGTGAGTTCTTGAAACCAGAAAAAATGGTTATTTGCGCCCTTGCCACATCCATTTTCATGTACATATCATCAATTCATCATTCTTGGATAAATACCTTATACAGTTGGGTTCAATGACTTGTGACCGTTCGTGGGACTATGGACAAGTGGATTTATCTCTTTGATCTAGTTTACTAACATAGACAGCTGTCTGGGAAGTATTAATTGCTTGCTTGCAGCAGAGTGTCACTTAGcattacatgtttaatttgctgTCACCAATCAATCTGTATGGGTAGTGTTACGATTTTCTTGCATCACTGATGGCAATATTGTTTTGCTTATACAGGAATGATAAGGGCGATACCCTCAGTGCTTCCTACTACCACACGGTCAGCCCGCTTACCAGCACTGCCGTTGGGGCAGAGCTGTCTCACAGCTTTTCGAGCAACGAGAACATGCTCACGATCGGCACTCAGCACGCACTGGACCCATTGACCAACGTGAAGGCTCGGGTGAACAACTATGGCAGGGCGAGCGCTCTCATCCAGCACGAGTGGCGCCCAAAATCCTTGTTCACTATCTCAGGGGAGGTCGACACGAGAGCCATCGAGAAGAGCGCCAAAATTGGGCTGGCCTTGGCTTTGAAGCCATAGAGTGGAGTAGCGTCACCTCATTTTACGAGTGAAAAACTCCGTTTCAGTTATtccttggaaaagaaaaaaaaaagcaaaagaaaacgcCGTTTCAGTCGGTGGAGAGATAATAAGGTAGGGGTTAGAACCGGACATGTGTATCTTGTCTTTCCCGATTTAACTTTTCCCATAAGTTTGGTTTCATGTCTGGTGGCCAtggactgtataaaataattcGAGCTGGCCACACAAATCCTATGcggtcattttccttcttttttcccagTTCTCCCATTCATCCCATTTTCAATGCCTCGGACGTTGGCTGAACTCCTGATTTATCCTTGGAATGAACACGTTTGTCACTTCTTTTTGTCACCGTAGTTCCATGCCGATGTAAAGCTGTCACTGTCGACGCCAAAGTAGGGTTTTCTCGAGGGGTGAGGGGACGTGAGGTCGCCCGGCGTGCAACGGTACTCCGGACAAGCGCTGCGGATTTCGTCCACATCCGTCGATGAGCCCCCACTTGGTTAGTGAACACGTTAGCCCCCTAAATGAACGTTCGCGTT
This Eucalyptus grandis isolate ANBG69807.140 chromosome 7, ASM1654582v1, whole genome shotgun sequence DNA region includes the following protein-coding sequences:
- the LOC104453979 gene encoding mitochondrial outer membrane protein porin of 36 kDa, with translation MAKGPGLYSDIGKKARDLLYKDYQGDHKFTITTYTSTGIALTSTGIKKGEFFLADVSTQLKNKNITTDVKVDTNSNLLTTITVDEPAPGLKTIFSFIVPDQRSGKVELQYQHEYAGISTSIGLTANPIVNFSGVVGNNLLALGTDLSFDTASGNFTKCNAGLSFTNSDLIASLTLNDKGDTLSASYYHTVSPLTSTAVGAELSHSFSSNENMLTIGTQHALDPLTNVKARVNNYGRASALIQHEWRPKSLFTISGEVDTRAIEKSAKIGLALALKP